The sequence AAAAAACTTAACTTCAAAAGAAACTTTAACAAGAGGTGGAACATTTTTAGCCGCAACAACCGCCGCAATGATAGCAGCATATTATGGCGGAAAAATTGGCTTTAATTATTTAGATTCAAAAATTGGCATGCCTACACTTGTCAGAGAATCCAGCAGATTGGGATTAAAAAAATCTATTGCAAACGCAGTTTTTAAAAAACAGCCAACTGAATTTAATTTAAATAATGTAATTTTGGAGCCAAAAACCAAAGCCGTTTTAGACGCTTTTGCCATGGAAGTAAAAAATAATTATGAAAACGATCTTCCATTTAGCAACATCCTATTTTATGGCTTACCAGGTACAGGTAAAACAATGGCTGCAAAAAGTGCGTCCAACGCATGTGGAATAGATTATGCCATAATGTCAGGTGCTGATTTTTCACAATTTGCAGATGGTAAAGCCGTTGTTGAATTACACAAACTTTTTGACTGGGCCCAAAATAGCAAAAAAGGTCTTTTAGTTTTTATAGATGAAGCAGATTCTTTTTTAAGAGATCGCAGAACAATGGCCAATGCCCAGACAAACTTATTAAATGCCTTTTTATCAAGAACCGGTACAAGTAGCAAAAAGATTATATTTGTCTTTGCAACAAACTATGAAAATGAACTTGATCCGGCAGTTTTAAGCAGAATAAATAAAAAAATTCAATTTAATCTTCCCAGCTTGGAAGAAAGAATTAAAATTTTAAATCTATATTTTGAAAAATATATAATAAACGACAAAAGAAAAATTTTGATAGATAAAAAAAGAATTGATATGTCTATAGAAATTCCAAAAGAAATTAATCCTGAATTTATAGTTGAGCTGGCAAAATTAATAGATGGTTTTTCAGGTCGTGAAATAGAGCAGTTGATATCTGAATTTAGAACTTGTGCTTACAATTTAGGCAACGGTGTTTTAACTTTAGAAGTAGTCAATAATGCAATTGAACAAAAAATATCAGAGCATAAACATGATATGGAAATAGCAAGAAAACAACGCGAAAGATTTGAACAAAATTTGGGGTTCGACAACAAATAAGCTGCTGCTATAATAAAAAAAGTAAATATGGACTGGATCCCGGACCTGTCCGCCGGCTTGTCCGTCGTAGCTTTATGCGACGGCAGGAAGCTTTATGCGAAGGCTGGATCGGTGGCCGGGATGGCACCCCCAAAAAAATTTATTTCGAAAGAATTAGTTCGATGGATAAACATTACGAACATATAAAATTTGAACGTGAAGCCCAAGAACTTTGGGATAAAGAACAAGTTTATAAATTTGATGAAGATTCTAAAAAGCCAACATTTAGCATAGACACTCCGCCTCCAACAGTGTCGGGAACTCTACATACAGGGCATATCTTTTCTTACACCCACACAGATATAATTGCCAGATACAAAAGACTTCTTGGCTTTAACATCTTTTATCCAATGGGTTTTGACGATAACGGATTACCTACGGAAAGATTTGTAGAAAAACAGCATGGCATAAAAGGCCACATGATGAAACGTTCGGAATTTATAAAACTTTGTTTATCCGAAACTGCAAAAGTAGAAAAAGAATTTGAAAATCTTTGGAAAAAGATGGGACTTTCCATCGATTGGACAAAAATATATTCAACCATCGAAGATAAAGTAAGAAAGATATCTCAATATTCTTTTATAGATTTATATAATAAAGGCTTTATTT comes from Candidatus Dependentiae bacterium and encodes:
- a CDS encoding AAA family ATPase translates to MQHKISKLLITIIFLNFFTPPTQSMNIGNIPMSENDKKKVEDLSDFFKTIGKLFGVGKKDDDDSESDEKPSVLGELLTKHQDKIEKIGKGFADFGEKIAKDIDNTIEENTKSLNEQITEVDKKIREAQYGNSKEKPYLKIEVKDGYWKYRTEFMESHEVIESYIKSLQEEKERLLASYKVREENLKKLVDNVQNLTFGNMNKLIGGGIDHLYTKGEKEKDRKAETVKYILGIRTAIKNLTSKETLTRGGTFLAATTAAMIAAYYGGKIGFNYLDSKIGMPTLVRESSRLGLKKSIANAVFKKQPTEFNLNNVILEPKTKAVLDAFAMEVKNNYENDLPFSNILFYGLPGTGKTMAAKSASNACGIDYAIMSGADFSQFADGKAVVELHKLFDWAQNSKKGLLVFIDEADSFLRDRRTMANAQTNLLNAFLSRTGTSSKKIIFVFATNYENELDPAVLSRINKKIQFNLPSLEERIKILNLYFEKYIINDKRKILIDKKRIDMSIEIPKEINPEFIVELAKLIDGFSGREIEQLISEFRTCAYNLGNGVLTLEVVNNAIEQKISEHKHDMEIARKQRERFEQNLGFDNK